Proteins from one Physeter macrocephalus isolate SW-GA chromosome 16, ASM283717v5, whole genome shotgun sequence genomic window:
- the DDI1 gene encoding protein DDI1 homolog 1 yields the protein MQLTVYCVRRDLSEATFSLQVSPDFELHNFRVLCELESGIPAEEIQIVYTERLLADDHCSLGSYGLKDGDVVVLLQKENMGPRPPGQTSSLPQSDFTGTAVPGTSSSRQHHQHQRLQSSQQSHGLDSGKKMTSAQGLDSPALIRSMLLSNPHDLSLLKECNPALAKALLSRNLETFSQVLMEQQRERSLREQERLSLYSADPFDLEAQAKIEEEIRQQNIEENMNIAMEEVPESFGQVAMLYINCKVNGHPLKAFVDSGAQMTIMSQACAERCNIIRLVDRRWAGIAKGVGTQRIIGRVHLAQIQIEGDFLQCSFSILEEQPMDMLLGLDMLKRHQCSIDLKKNVLVIGTTGTQTYFLPEGELPPCAKLVSETGQDESSDKEIADTIKHSVMDSGRKKH from the coding sequence ATGCAGCTCACTGTCTACTGTGTGAGGAGGGACCTCTCCGAGGCCACCTTCTCCCTCCAGGTCAGCCCTGATTTTGAGCTCCACAACTTCCGTGTCCTCTGTGAGCTTGAGTCCGGCATCCCCGCTGAGGAGATCCAGATTGTCTACACAGAGCGACTCCTTGCCGACGACCACTGTTCGTTGGGCTCCTATGGCCTCAAAGATGGCGACGTGGTCGTTTTACTCCAGAAGGAGAACATGGGGCCCCGGCCTCCGGGCCAGACATCCAGCCTGCCTCAGAGCGATTTCACTGGGACAGCCGTGCCTGGGACATCCAGCTCCCGGCAGCACCACCAGCACCAGCGGTTACAGTCGTCCCAGCAGTCCCACGGCCTAGACTCTGGAAAGAAGATGACCTCTGCTCAAGGGCTGGACAGCCCCGCCCTGATCCGAAGCATGCTGCTCTCCAACCCCCACGATCTGTCCCTGCTGAAGGAATGCAATCCTGCCTTGGCCAAAGCCCTGCTCAGCAGAAACCTTGAGACCTTTTCTCAGGTCCTGATGGAGCAGCAAAGGGAAAGGTccctgagagagcaagagagactTAGCCTCTATTCTGCTGACCCGTTTGATTTGGAAGCTCAGGCCAAAATAGAGGAAGAGATCCGGCAGCAGAACATTGAGGAGAACATGAATATAGCAATGGAAGAGGTTCCAGAGAGTTTTGGACAAGTGGCCATGCTCTACATCAACTGCAAAGTGAATGGACACCCTTTGAAGGCTTTTGTTGACTCGGGTGCCCAAATGACCATTATGAGCCAAGCTTGTGCCGAGAGATGTAATATCATACGGCTGGTGGACCGACGATGGGCTGGGATTGCTAAAGGTGTGGGCACGCAGAGAATTATTGGCCGAGTTCACCTAGCTCAGATTCAAATCGAAGGTGATTTCTTACAATGCTCTTTCTCTATACTCGAGGAGCAGCCCATGGACATGCTTCTAGGGCTAGATATGCTCAAGAGACATCAATGTTCCATTGACCTGAAGAAAAATGTGCTGGTGATTGGCACGACTGGCACACAGACTTACTTTCTTCCTGAGGGAGAGTTACCTCCATGTGCTAAGTTGGTAAGTGAAACTGGGCAAGATGAGTCTTCAGACAAGGAAATAGCAGATACTATTAAACACTCAGTCATGGATTCAGGACGAAAAAAGCACTGA